In Streptomyces capitiformicae, one genomic interval encodes:
- a CDS encoding HelD family protein, whose amino-acid sequence MRREQEFVDGLYARVDALRGDVETSVTDALAQGNTPMQARLERDILVAERSGLLAALNAVDGSLCFGRLDLADGAAHHIGRIGLREDDAERTPILIDWRADVARPFYLATGHTPMGLRRRRHITTSGRRVTALHDEILDLGDETRTGYEDPTGDAVLLAALNSARTGRMGDIVQTIQAEQDRIIRAPHQGVLVVEGGPGTGKTAVALHRAAYLLYEQRELLAKRAVLIVGPNPAFLGYIGEVLPSLGETGVLLSTVGELFPGVRATATDTPEAARVKGRADMAEVLAAVVRDRQALPDPVITIEHDREVLMLDDDLVRVARERTREARLPHNVAREHFEGYILNTLTDMVAERIGTDPYDGSNLLDASDITQIRDELAENPEVWSAIDQLWPRITPRRLIADFLAEPDAYLPQEDADAVRRPVTRAWTVADVPLLDEAAELLGEDDRLARARVERERETQIAYAQGVLDVSYASRTYEFEDREGSDPDGDGSEVLSAHDIIDAERFAERHEEDDHRSAAERAAADRTWAFGHIIVDEAQELSPMAWRLLMRRSPTRSMTLVGDPAQTAEAAGVGSWADILAPYVEDRWEHTRLGVNYRTPAEIMEVAAGVVRAEVPDFEPPSSVRSTGVRPWARHAAARELPAEVAKAVAELTPAEGRLAVIAPRALHRALAARLDGVTAGAEPDLTRTVVLLDPRQAKGLEFDSVLVVEPGRFGTSDLYVALTRATQALGVVHAEGLPPALGESLTVT is encoded by the coding sequence ATGCGGCGTGAGCAGGAATTCGTCGACGGGTTGTACGCGCGTGTGGACGCGTTGCGCGGTGACGTCGAGACCTCCGTCACGGACGCGCTCGCCCAGGGCAACACGCCCATGCAGGCGCGGCTGGAGCGGGACATCCTGGTCGCCGAGCGCTCGGGGCTGCTGGCCGCGCTGAACGCCGTCGACGGCTCGCTGTGTTTCGGGCGGCTCGACCTCGCCGACGGGGCCGCGCATCACATCGGCCGGATCGGGCTGCGGGAGGACGACGCCGAGCGCACCCCGATCCTCATCGACTGGCGGGCCGACGTCGCCCGTCCCTTCTATCTGGCCACCGGCCACACCCCGATGGGGCTGCGCCGCCGTCGGCACATCACCACCTCGGGCCGCCGGGTCACCGCCCTGCACGACGAGATCCTCGACCTCGGCGACGAGACCCGCACCGGATACGAGGACCCCACCGGCGACGCCGTGCTGCTGGCCGCGCTCAACTCCGCCCGCACGGGCCGGATGGGCGACATCGTGCAGACCATCCAGGCCGAGCAGGACCGCATCATCCGCGCGCCACACCAGGGTGTGCTGGTCGTGGAGGGCGGCCCGGGCACCGGCAAGACGGCCGTCGCGCTGCACCGGGCCGCGTATCTGCTGTACGAGCAGCGGGAGTTGCTCGCCAAGCGCGCCGTCCTCATCGTCGGCCCCAACCCCGCCTTCCTCGGCTACATCGGCGAGGTGCTGCCCTCGCTGGGTGAGACGGGCGTGCTGCTCTCGACGGTCGGCGAGCTGTTCCCCGGCGTACGCGCCACTGCGACCGACACCCCGGAGGCCGCCCGGGTGAAGGGGCGCGCCGACATGGCCGAGGTGCTCGCCGCCGTCGTACGGGACCGGCAGGCGCTGCCCGACCCGGTGATCACGATCGAGCACGACCGGGAGGTCCTGATGCTCGACGACGACCTCGTACGGGTCGCCCGCGAGCGCACCCGCGAGGCGCGGCTCCCGCACAACGTGGCCCGCGAGCACTTCGAGGGCTACATCCTCAACACCCTCACCGACATGGTCGCCGAGCGCATCGGCACCGACCCCTATGACGGCTCCAATCTCCTCGACGCCTCCGACATCACCCAGATCCGCGACGAGCTGGCCGAGAACCCCGAGGTCTGGTCCGCGATCGACCAGTTGTGGCCGCGGATCACGCCGCGCCGGCTGATCGCCGACTTCCTCGCCGAGCCGGACGCGTATCTGCCTCAGGAGGACGCCGACGCCGTACGCCGTCCCGTCACGCGCGCGTGGACCGTCGCCGACGTGCCCCTCCTCGACGAGGCCGCCGAACTCCTTGGCGAGGACGACCGGCTCGCGCGGGCCCGAGTGGAACGGGAGCGGGAGACGCAGATCGCCTACGCGCAGGGCGTGCTGGACGTGTCGTACGCCTCCCGGACGTACGAGTTCGAGGACCGGGAGGGCAGTGATCCCGACGGCGACGGCTCCGAGGTGCTGTCCGCGCACGACATCATCGACGCCGAGCGGTTCGCCGAACGGCACGAGGAGGATGACCACCGCAGCGCGGCCGAGCGGGCGGCGGCCGACCGGACCTGGGCGTTCGGGCACATCATCGTCGACGAGGCACAGGAACTCTCGCCGATGGCCTGGCGGCTGCTGATGCGGCGCTCGCCGACCCGCTCGATGACCCTCGTCGGAGACCCGGCCCAGACGGCGGAGGCCGCGGGCGTCGGCTCGTGGGCCGACATCCTCGCCCCGTACGTCGAGGACCGCTGGGAGCACACCCGGCTCGGCGTCAACTACCGCACCCCCGCCGAGATCATGGAGGTCGCGGCCGGTGTCGTACGCGCCGAGGTGCCGGACTTCGAACCGCCGAGCTCGGTGCGGTCGACGGGCGTACGGCCCTGGGCACGGCACGCGGCCGCCCGGGAGCTGCCCGCCGAGGTCGCCAAGGCGGTAGCCGAACTCACCCCGGCCGAAGGGCGGCTCGCGGTCATCGCGCCGCGCGCACTGCACCGGGCGCTCGCCGCACGGCTGGACGGGGTGACGGCCGGGGCGGAGCCCGATCTGACCAGGACCGTCGTGCTCCTCGACCCCCGGCAGGCCAAGGGACTGGAGTTCGACTCGGTGCTCGTCGTCGAGCCGGGGCGCTTCGGTACGAGCGACCTGTACGTGGCGCTCACGCGGGCGACGCAGGCGCTGGGCGTCGTACACGCGGAGGGGCTGCCGCCGGCGTTGGGGGAGTCGTTGACGGTGACCTGA
- a CDS encoding thioredoxin family protein has translation MAEVTDADFAAEVIGAELPVLVEFTADWCPPCRQMGPVLSALAAEEGERLKVVQLDVDTSPMTTNAYKVLSMPTFMVFRGGEPVKAMVGAWPKRRLLEELAEVL, from the coding sequence GTGGCCGAGGTGACCGACGCGGACTTCGCGGCGGAGGTGATCGGGGCGGAGCTGCCGGTGCTCGTGGAGTTCACCGCCGACTGGTGCCCGCCTTGCCGGCAGATGGGGCCGGTGCTGAGCGCTCTGGCCGCCGAGGAGGGCGAGCGGCTCAAGGTGGTGCAGCTGGACGTGGACACCAGTCCGATGACGACGAACGCGTACAAGGTGCTGTCCATGCCGACGTTCATGGTGTTCCGCGGCGGTGAGCCGGTGAAGGCGATGGTGGGGGCCTGGCCGAAGCGGAGGCTGTTGGAGGAGCTCGCCGAGGTTTTGTAA
- a CDS encoding cation:dicarboxylate symporter family transporter, producing MASTTDTAPTAPAKRDRTHYLYIAVIVAVALGIAVGLIAPDFAVELKPIGTGFVNLIKMMISPIIFCTIVLGIGSVRKAAKVGAVGGIALGYFMVMSLVALSIGLVVGNIVDPGTGLVVNDAIKETGQAQVSDEALPPVEFILSIIPTTMVSAFTGKEVLQTLLVALLAGFALQSMGSAGQPILRGIEHIQRLVFRILAMVMWAAPIGAFGAIAAVTGSAGLDALKSLAVLMLGFYVTCFLFVFIVLAALLRLVAGLNILTLFKYLGREFLLILSTSSSESALPRLIAKMEHMGVSKPVVGITVPTGYSFNLDGTMIYMTMASLFVADAMGTPMSIGEQIPLLLFLLVASKGAAGVTGAGLATLAGGLQSHKPALVDGVGLIVGIDRFMSEARALTNFAGNAVATVLIGTWTKEIDKERVEQVLAGQIPFDEATLQDDHVSGAPADAPEQDGQKELAKA from the coding sequence GTGGCCAGCACCACAGATACGGCACCTACCGCACCCGCCAAGCGGGACCGCACCCACTACCTGTACATCGCCGTGATCGTGGCCGTGGCCCTCGGTATCGCCGTGGGTCTGATCGCCCCCGACTTCGCGGTCGAACTGAAGCCCATCGGTACCGGCTTCGTGAACCTGATCAAGATGATGATCTCGCCGATCATCTTCTGCACCATCGTGCTGGGCATCGGCTCCGTACGGAAGGCCGCGAAGGTAGGTGCGGTCGGTGGTATCGCACTCGGCTACTTCATGGTGATGTCGCTGGTCGCGCTCAGCATCGGCCTCGTCGTCGGCAACATCGTGGACCCGGGCACGGGTCTCGTGGTGAACGACGCGATCAAGGAGACCGGTCAGGCCCAGGTGTCGGACGAGGCGCTGCCGCCGGTCGAGTTCATCCTCTCCATCATCCCCACCACGATGGTCTCCGCCTTCACTGGGAAGGAGGTCCTGCAGACCCTGCTGGTCGCCCTGCTCGCCGGCTTCGCGCTGCAGTCCATGGGCTCGGCGGGCCAGCCGATCCTGCGCGGTATCGAGCACATCCAGCGGCTCGTCTTCCGCATCCTCGCCATGGTCATGTGGGCCGCCCCGATCGGTGCCTTCGGCGCCATCGCCGCCGTCACCGGTTCCGCGGGCCTCGACGCGCTGAAGAGCCTGGCCGTGCTGATGCTCGGCTTCTACGTCACCTGCTTCCTCTTCGTCTTCATCGTCCTCGCCGCGCTGCTGCGCCTGGTCGCGGGACTGAACATCCTCACGCTCTTCAAGTACCTGGGCCGTGAGTTCCTGCTGATCCTGTCCACCTCCTCCTCCGAGTCGGCGCTGCCGCGCCTCATCGCGAAGATGGAGCACATGGGCGTCAGCAAGCCCGTCGTCGGCATCACCGTCCCGACCGGCTACTCCTTCAACCTCGACGGCACCATGATCTACATGACCATGGCGTCCCTGTTCGTCGCCGACGCCATGGGTACGCCGATGTCGATCGGCGAGCAGATCCCGCTGCTGCTCTTCCTGCTGGTCGCCTCGAAGGGCGCGGCCGGTGTGACGGGTGCGGGTCTCGCCACCCTCGCCGGTGGCCTTCAGTCCCACAAGCCCGCCCTCGTGGACGGCGTCGGTCTCATCGTCGGCATCGACCGCTTCATGAGCGAGGCCCGCGCCCTCACCAACTTCGCGGGCAACGCCGTCGCCACCGTCCTGATCGGCACCTGGACGAAGGAGATCGACAAGGAGCGCGTCGAGCAGGTCCTCGCCGGCCAGATCCCGTTCGACGAGGCGACGCTCCAGGACGACCACGTCTCCGGCGCCCCTGCCGACGCCCCCGAGCAGGACGGGCAGAAGGAGCTGGCGAAGGCCTGA
- a CDS encoding ATP-binding protein — protein MLVPPLLRPRSLAGQLFAVQAVLIAAVVAGYALFTYVSDRSQAEEAATRQALAVAVTVADSPSVREAIHTPKPTKRLQPYATEVQNHAGVDFVTIMNYHGIRWTHPSPEQVGRKFVGHIEAAQQGRTITETYTGTLGPSVRAVTPIMENGEVIGLVSAGIKVQAISDRVQDQLTALVGVAAGALALGGVGTYVVNARLRRHTHNMNAAELSNMHDYHQAALHAVREGLLMLDGQYRVALINDGARELLGVTEEVVGRSVADLGLPTPLTGALLSSEPRVDEVLLTAERVLVVNTSPVSGGQRRGTVVTLRDVTELQSLMGELNSERGFTQALRSQAHEAANRLHTVVSLIELGRADEAVDFATAELELAQALTDQVVAAVSEPVLAALLLGKAAQANERGVELVVSDDSRIDDGLLPESLPARDLVTVLGNLIDNAVDAAQGSVGARVTVMAHTDDSVLVLKVADTGAGVDPAHAELVFERGFTTKPSGPNGRGLGLALVRQVVRRHEGTLTVSEAAGGGAEFEVCLPLRTGNDSAGAAAQPTDRSAVPSAAPGGDRS, from the coding sequence ATGCTCGTCCCGCCCCTCCTCCGCCCCCGCAGCCTGGCCGGCCAGCTCTTCGCCGTACAGGCGGTGCTGATCGCGGCCGTCGTCGCCGGGTACGCGCTGTTCACGTACGTCAGCGACCGCAGCCAGGCGGAGGAGGCGGCGACCCGCCAGGCCCTGGCCGTCGCCGTCACGGTCGCCGACTCCCCCTCCGTACGGGAGGCGATCCACACCCCCAAGCCGACGAAGCGGCTCCAGCCGTACGCCACCGAGGTGCAGAACCACGCGGGCGTCGACTTCGTGACGATCATGAACTACCACGGCATCCGCTGGACGCACCCTTCCCCCGAGCAGGTAGGCCGGAAGTTCGTCGGCCACATCGAGGCGGCGCAGCAGGGCCGCACCATCACCGAGACCTACACGGGCACCCTCGGCCCCTCCGTCCGCGCGGTCACGCCGATCATGGAGAACGGCGAGGTCATCGGCCTCGTCAGCGCCGGCATCAAGGTCCAGGCGATCAGCGACCGCGTCCAGGACCAGCTGACGGCCCTGGTCGGCGTGGCCGCCGGCGCCCTCGCCCTGGGCGGCGTCGGCACGTATGTCGTCAACGCCCGCCTCCGCCGCCACACCCACAACATGAACGCCGCCGAGCTCAGCAACATGCACGACTATCACCAGGCAGCCCTCCACGCCGTACGCGAGGGCCTGCTGATGCTCGACGGCCAGTACCGGGTGGCGTTGATCAACGACGGGGCGCGGGAGCTGCTCGGGGTGACGGAGGAGGTGGTCGGCCGGTCCGTGGCCGACCTGGGCCTGCCCACTCCTCTGACGGGAGCGCTGCTGTCGTCCGAGCCCAGGGTCGACGAGGTACTCCTGACCGCCGAACGGGTCCTGGTGGTCAACACCTCCCCGGTCTCGGGCGGCCAGCGCCGCGGCACGGTGGTCACCCTGCGGGATGTGACGGAACTCCAGTCCCTGATGGGTGAACTGAACTCCGAGCGAGGCTTCACGCAAGCCCTCCGCTCCCAGGCCCACGAGGCCGCGAACCGCCTCCACACGGTCGTCTCCCTGATCGAACTGGGCAGGGCGGACGAGGCGGTGGACTTCGCGACGGCGGAGCTGGAGCTGGCGCAAGCCCTGACGGACCAGGTGGTGGCAGCGGTGAGCGAGCCGGTCCTGGCCGCCCTGCTCCTGGGCAAGGCGGCCCAGGCGAACGAGCGCGGCGTGGAACTGGTGGTCTCGGACGACAGCCGCATCGACGACGGGCTCCTCCCCGAGTCCCTGCCGGCGAGGGACCTGGTGACGGTCCTCGGCAACCTGATCGACAACGCGGTGGACGCGGCTCAAGGATCGGTAGGGGCGCGGGTGACGGTGATGGCGCACACCGACGACTCCGTACTCGTCCTGAAGGTCGCCGACACGGGCGCCGGCGTGGACCCCGCCCACGCAGAGTTGGTCTTCGAACGAGGCTTCACGACGAAGCCGTCGGGCCCGAACGGGCGGGGCCTGGGCCTCGCGCTCGTCCGGCAGGTCGTACGCCGCCATGAGGGCACGCTGACCGTGTCGGAGGCGGCCGGGGGTGGGGCGGAGTTCGAGGTGTGTTTGCCGTTGCGTACGGGAAATGACTCCGCCGGGGCGGCTGCTCAGCCCACAGATCGATCCGCTGTTCCGTCCGCCGCGCCTGGAGGCGACCGCTCATGA
- a CDS encoding response regulator: MTQSDPIRVLVVEDDPVAADAHMMYVGRVPGFTAVGKAHTGAEARRALDRTPVDLLLLDLHLPDVHGLQLARSLRAAGYHADVIAVTSARDLTVVREGVSLGVVQYVLKPFTFATLRDRLVRYAEFHAAAGEASGQDEVDRALATLRAPGPAALPKGLSAPTLERVTVALRDAAEGLTAAGIAEAVGISRITARRYLEHLVDAGRAARSPQYGQVGRPELQYRWVKGQPG; this comes from the coding sequence ATGACTCAGTCGGACCCCATCAGAGTCCTGGTCGTGGAGGACGACCCGGTCGCCGCCGACGCCCACATGATGTACGTCGGCCGCGTCCCCGGCTTCACGGCGGTGGGCAAGGCCCACACGGGCGCGGAAGCCCGCCGGGCCCTGGACCGCACCCCGGTTGACCTGCTGCTGCTGGACCTCCACCTCCCCGACGTCCACGGCCTGCAACTGGCCCGCTCCCTCCGCGCGGCCGGCTACCACGCGGACGTGATAGCGGTGACGTCGGCCCGCGACCTGACCGTCGTCCGGGAGGGCGTCTCACTGGGCGTCGTCCAGTACGTCCTGAAACCGTTCACGTTCGCGACGCTACGGGACCGGCTGGTGAGGTACGCCGAGTTCCACGCGGCGGCGGGCGAGGCGAGCGGTCAGGACGAGGTGGACCGGGCGCTGGCGACGCTGCGGGCGCCCGGCCCGGCGGCGTTGCCGAAGGGCTTGAGCGCGCCGACGCTGGAGCGGGTGACGGTGGCTCTGCGGGACGCGGCCGAGGGCCTGACGGCGGCGGGCATCGCCGAGGCGGTCGGCATCTCACGGATCACGGCTCGGCGGTACCTGGAGCACCTGGTGGACGCCGGGCGGGCGGCACGGAGTCCGCAGTACGGGCAGGTGGGGCGGCCGGAGCTGCAGTACAGGTGGGTGAAGGGACAGCCGGGATAA
- a CDS encoding extracellular solute-binding protein, with translation MRPTAPLPRRITRLPRVPLLLALTATAATTLTACGSGSGSDPDTVKVSYKQSTDNSIRVLDTFLADIKKQFEKANPGKKIELVPIKAPDSEYYTKVQQMLRSPKTAPDLVYEDTFLINSDITSGYLKPLDDYLADWKDWDQFIDTAKTAAKAEDGKTYGIPDGTDTRGLWFDKAIFEKAGLPADWQPKTWDDILTAARTVKEKVPGVIPLNVYTGKPAGEAATMQGFEMLLYGTEAATASASASDPLYDEKSKKWKTGTQGFKDALTFVETVFKEKLGPEVSDALDPNIATRVRGELLPEGKLAINLDGSWLPQDWLEGSGHEWPEWSEKLGLAYMPTQHGQAPGKVSMSGGWTWAIPSKSANPDLAFEFIKAMQTKENAQKWYISNSGIAVRKDVAADPAYVKAQPGIKFFTDLVPSTHYRPAYPAYPKVSTAIQEAMEGVTTGDVSVEDAAKQYDEDLKTATDDQVTEG, from the coding sequence GTGCGCCCCACCGCACCTCTCCCCCGCCGAATCACCCGACTCCCCCGCGTCCCTCTCCTCCTCGCCCTCACGGCCACCGCGGCGACCACACTCACCGCCTGCGGCAGCGGCTCCGGCAGCGACCCGGACACGGTGAAGGTCTCCTACAAGCAGTCCACGGACAACTCGATCCGCGTCCTGGACACCTTCCTCGCCGACATCAAGAAGCAGTTCGAGAAGGCGAACCCGGGCAAGAAGATAGAACTGGTTCCGATCAAGGCCCCGGACTCGGAGTACTACACAAAGGTCCAGCAAATGCTCCGGTCGCCCAAGACGGCCCCCGACCTGGTCTACGAGGACACGTTCCTGATCAACTCCGACATCACGAGCGGATACCTGAAACCCCTCGACGACTACCTGGCCGACTGGAAGGACTGGGACCAGTTCATCGACACGGCCAAGACGGCGGCGAAGGCCGAGGACGGCAAGACGTACGGCATTCCGGACGGCACGGACACCCGGGGCCTGTGGTTCGACAAGGCGATCTTCGAGAAGGCCGGCCTGCCCGCAGACTGGCAGCCGAAGACATGGGACGACATCCTGACCGCCGCCCGCACGGTCAAAGAGAAAGTCCCCGGCGTCATCCCCCTGAACGTCTACACGGGCAAACCCGCAGGTGAGGCCGCCACCATGCAGGGCTTCGAAATGCTCCTCTACGGCACGGAAGCCGCGACGGCATCCGCCTCCGCCTCCGACCCCCTGTACGACGAGAAGTCCAAGAAGTGGAAGACCGGAACCCAAGGCTTCAAGGACGCCCTGACGTTCGTGGAAACGGTCTTCAAGGAAAAACTGGGCCCGGAAGTCTCCGACGCCCTGGACCCGAACATCGCCACCCGAGTCCGCGGCGAACTCCTCCCCGAGGGCAAACTCGCCATCAACCTCGACGGCTCCTGGCTCCCGCAGGACTGGCTGGAGGGAAGCGGCCACGAATGGCCGGAGTGGTCGGAGAAGCTCGGCCTCGCGTACATGCCCACCCAACACGGCCAAGCCCCCGGCAAGGTGAGCATGTCCGGCGGCTGGACCTGGGCGATCCCGTCGAAGTCGGCGAACCCGGACCTGGCCTTCGAGTTCATCAAGGCGATGCAGACGAAGGAGAACGCCCAGAAGTGGTACATCTCCAATTCCGGCATCGCGGTGCGGAAGGACGTGGCGGCCGACCCCGCCTACGTAAAGGCGCAACCCGGAATCAAGTTCTTCACGGACCTCGTCCCGAGCACGCACTACCGCCCCGCGTACCCGGCGTATCCCAAGGTCTCGACGGCAATTCAGGAGGCCATGGAGGGCGTAACGACGGGTGACGTATCGGTCGAGGACGCGGCGAAGCAATACGACGAGGACCTGAAGACGGCGACGGACGACCAGGTGACGGAAGGGTGA
- a CDS encoding carbohydrate ABC transporter permease gives MSARSSTRSLTRALPRALPLTPAVILLLLFLAGPIAYCAYIAFTDLQLTGQAEDSFIGFENFRTAFGDEAFLNAVWLTLVFTVISALLGQNTLGLALAALMQRASKPVRTLVGGIVVTAWVLPEVVAGFLLYAFFRREGTLNAILDWLHLPTQNWLYTLPILAVSFANVWRGTAFSMLVYSAALNEIPKEITEAAEVDGAGGWRRMWHITLPMIRRSIGTNLMLITLQTLSVFGLIWVMTRGGPGGKSQTLPLFMYEEAFQKSMIGYGTAVALLLLVVGSLFSVLYLRLLRTEV, from the coding sequence GTGAGCGCCCGCTCGTCCACCCGCTCCCTCACCCGAGCACTCCCCCGTGCCCTCCCCCTCACCCCCGCCGTCATCCTCCTTCTCCTTTTCCTCGCCGGCCCGATCGCCTACTGCGCCTACATCGCCTTCACCGACCTCCAACTCACCGGCCAGGCCGAGGACTCCTTCATCGGCTTCGAGAACTTCCGCACGGCATTCGGCGACGAGGCATTCCTCAACGCGGTCTGGCTGACGCTCGTCTTCACGGTCATCTCGGCCCTGCTCGGCCAGAACACCCTGGGCCTGGCCCTCGCCGCCCTCATGCAACGCGCCTCAAAACCCGTCCGCACGCTCGTCGGCGGCATCGTCGTAACAGCCTGGGTACTCCCGGAGGTGGTGGCAGGTTTCCTCCTCTACGCCTTCTTCCGCCGAGAAGGCACCCTGAACGCCATCCTGGACTGGCTCCATCTCCCCACCCAGAACTGGCTCTACACGCTCCCGATACTGGCGGTGTCCTTCGCGAACGTCTGGCGCGGAACGGCCTTCTCGATGCTGGTCTATTCGGCGGCCCTGAACGAAATCCCGAAGGAAATCACGGAAGCGGCGGAGGTCGACGGCGCGGGCGGCTGGCGCCGCATGTGGCACATCACCCTCCCGATGATCCGCCGCTCCATCGGCACCAACCTGATGCTCATCACCCTCCAGACCCTCTCCGTCTTCGGCCTGATCTGGGTGATGACAAGAGGCGGCCCCGGCGGCAAAAGCCAAACCCTCCCTCTCTTCATGTACGAGGAGGCCTTCCAGAAAAGCATGATCGGCTACGGCACGGCGGTTGCTCTGCTGCTCCTGGTGGTCGGCTCCCTCTTCTCGGTCCTGTACCTACGGCTGCTGCGAACGGAGGTGTGA
- a CDS encoding carbohydrate ABC transporter permease: MPPRTRTPASRRAVRHRLAADAGLLVVAAAFVLPLAWVVLSSLDAQADLRVKLPDGLTFDNFDAVLTPDITFTPLLNSLLLCGGGTALTVACAALAAYPLSRFRSRLNRPFLLTILFATSLPITAIMVPVYALFVQVNLIDTMQGTIFFFAASQLPFAIWLMKNFMDGVPKELEEAAWTDGASSFQSLVRVVLPLMGPGVAVVTVFSFVMMWGNFFVPFMLLLTPDQMPAAVSINEFFGNRGTVVYGQLAAFSVIYSTPVILLYVGVARRLGGGFALGGAVKG, from the coding sequence TTGCCCCCGAGAACCCGAACTCCCGCCTCCCGCCGGGCCGTCCGCCACCGCCTGGCCGCCGACGCCGGTCTGCTGGTGGTGGCGGCCGCGTTCGTACTCCCGCTGGCGTGGGTGGTCCTGTCGTCCCTGGACGCGCAAGCGGACCTGAGGGTCAAGCTCCCTGACGGCCTCACCTTCGACAACTTCGACGCCGTCCTGACACCGGACATCACCTTCACGCCCCTGCTGAACAGCCTGCTGCTGTGCGGCGGCGGAACGGCTCTGACGGTGGCGTGCGCGGCCCTCGCCGCCTACCCGCTCTCACGGTTCCGTTCCCGCCTCAACCGCCCGTTCCTCCTGACGATCCTCTTCGCGACGAGCCTGCCGATTACGGCGATCATGGTCCCGGTGTACGCGTTGTTCGTTCAGGTGAACTTGATCGACACCATGCAAGGCACGATCTTCTTCTTCGCCGCGTCCCAACTGCCGTTTGCTATTTGGCTGATGAAGAACTTCATGGACGGCGTACCGAAGGAGTTGGAGGAGGCGGCGTGGACGGACGGCGCGTCGTCGTTTCAATCCCTGGTGCGGGTCGTGCTGCCGCTGATGGGGCCGGGCGTCGCGGTGGTGACGGTCTTCTCGTTCGTGATGATGTGGGGGAACTTCTTCGTCCCGTTCATGCTGCTGCTCACACCGGATCAGATGCCGGCGGCCGTGAGCATCAATGAGTTCTTCGGGAATCGGGGGACGGTGGTTTATGGGCAGCTGGCGGCGTTCTCGGTTATTTATTCGACGCCGGTGATTTTGTTGTATGTGGGGGTGGCGAGGCGGTTGGGTGGGGGGTTTGCTTTGGGTGGGGCGGTCAAGGGGTGA